A region of Desulfovibrio sp. TomC DNA encodes the following proteins:
- the tyrS gene encoding tyrosine--tRNA ligase, producing MNIFDELSWRGLVHQSSDEAELRQHLNTPGRVMYCGFDPTADSLHIGNLVPLLALARFAKAGHKPLFLLGGATGLIGDPSGKDKERQLRTADMVAASAEKIRAQAMAFFERQGVADRVTPVNNLDWTQAMSVIEFLRDTGKHFTINYMLAKDSVKSRIGREDTGISYTEFSYMILQSMDFGHLNRAMGCTLQIGGGDQFGNITAGLELIRRKTGAQAFALTFPLITTASGAKFGKSEKGAIYLNTALTSPYAFYQYWINADDRDVLNFLRYFTFLEKDAIDALAVEIAERPHLRAAQKTLARETTIMIHGPDELAKVEAVTDALFGGGDLHAVDAATLRAALEAAPGKNYPALAELPQLPNLLVDLGLCPSLGQARKDIKAGGIYLNNTRVAETQAITAADCLGGNILLLRKGKKNYGVVTLGA from the coding sequence GTGAACATCTTCGACGAACTCTCCTGGCGCGGCCTCGTCCATCAATCCTCCGACGAGGCCGAACTGCGCCAACACCTCAACACCCCCGGCCGCGTCATGTACTGCGGCTTCGACCCGACCGCCGACAGCCTGCACATCGGCAATCTCGTGCCGCTTTTGGCCCTGGCCCGCTTCGCCAAAGCCGGGCACAAGCCGCTGTTTCTCCTTGGCGGAGCCACCGGACTCATCGGCGACCCCAGCGGCAAGGACAAGGAACGCCAGTTGCGCACCGCCGACATGGTCGCTGCCTCGGCCGAAAAAATCCGGGCCCAGGCCATGGCTTTCTTCGAACGCCAGGGCGTGGCCGACCGCGTCACTCCGGTCAATAATCTCGACTGGACCCAGGCCATGTCCGTCATCGAGTTTTTGCGCGATACCGGCAAGCACTTCACCATCAACTATATGCTGGCCAAGGATTCCGTGAAATCGCGCATCGGCCGCGAAGATACCGGCATCTCCTACACCGAATTCAGCTACATGATCCTGCAATCCATGGACTTCGGGCATTTGAACCGAGCCATGGGCTGCACCTTGCAAATCGGCGGCGGCGACCAATTCGGCAACATCACCGCCGGCCTGGAACTCATTCGTCGCAAGACAGGCGCTCAAGCCTTTGCCCTCACCTTTCCGCTCATTACCACCGCCTCCGGAGCCAAATTCGGCAAAAGCGAAAAAGGGGCCATCTACTTAAATACCGCCCTGACCTCGCCCTATGCCTTCTACCAATACTGGATCAACGCCGACGACCGCGACGTCCTAAACTTCCTGCGCTATTTCACTTTCCTCGAGAAAGACGCCATCGACGCCCTGGCCGTCGAGATCGCCGAACGCCCGCATCTGCGCGCCGCCCAGAAAACCCTGGCCCGGGAAACCACCATCATGATCCACGGCCCAGACGAACTGGCCAAGGTCGAAGCCGTTACCGACGCCCTGTTCGGCGGCGGCGACCTGCACGCCGTGGATGCCGCCACCCTGCGCGCCGCCCTGGAAGCCGCGCCCGGCAAGAACTATCCGGCCCTGGCCGAACTGCCGCAATTGCCCAACCTCTTGGTCGATCTCGGCCTGTGCCCGTCGCTTGGACAGGCCCGCAAAGACATCAAAGCCGGCGGCATCTACCTCAATAATACCCGCGTGGCCGAAACCCAGGCCATCACCGCCGCCGACTGCCTCGGCGGCAACATCCTGCTTTTGCGCAAAGGGAAAAAGAACTACGGCGTCGTGACGCTGGGCGCATAG
- a CDS encoding DnaJ domain-containing protein, whose product MNQPDFYAVLNVPQDADAGQLQQAYRRLVRTCHPDAAPNDPAAAALFLAVSAAYGVLHDPARRAAYDGQRRLARAANANGPAPSPSTVGSWVVAVSQTEAVPRQGDDVALALDIPDSLARTGGQLLLNLGPGAACPACRGTGNRLRTCWVCDGRGSIWQPAGPGRAARACPACNGQGVARSPCPACLGRGRNDQPRRGSLIIAPGTPDGAQLRVCGAGQPGTGGRPAGDLLVTIRLFPALASDWAV is encoded by the coding sequence ATGAACCAGCCCGACTTCTACGCTGTCCTCAACGTGCCCCAGGACGCCGACGCCGGGCAGCTGCAACAGGCGTATCGCCGGTTGGTTCGGACCTGCCACCCCGATGCCGCTCCCAACGACCCGGCCGCTGCCGCGTTGTTTCTGGCTGTCAGCGCAGCCTACGGCGTGCTCCACGATCCGGCCAGGCGGGCGGCCTACGACGGGCAGCGCCGGCTGGCCCGGGCCGCCAACGCAAACGGTCCGGCTCCATCCCCGTCCACTGTCGGGTCCTGGGTCGTGGCCGTTTCCCAGACCGAAGCTGTGCCCAGGCAGGGCGACGATGTCGCCCTGGCCCTTGACATCCCCGACTCGCTGGCCCGGACCGGTGGCCAATTGCTCCTGAACCTCGGTCCGGGGGCGGCCTGCCCGGCCTGCCGGGGGACGGGCAACCGGCTGCGGACCTGCTGGGTGTGCGACGGCCGGGGCAGTATCTGGCAGCCGGCCGGTCCCGGTCGGGCGGCCAGGGCCTGTCCGGCCTGCAACGGCCAGGGGGTGGCCCGCAGCCCCTGCCCGGCCTGTCTCGGCCGGGGGCGCAACGACCAGCCCCGGCGCGGGAGTCTCATCATCGCCCCGGGTACCCCGGATGGGGCGCAACTGCGCGTTTGCGGAGCCGGGCAGCCCGGAACGGGCGGCCGGCCGGCCGGCGATCTCCTGGTGACCATCCGCCTGTTTCCGGCCCTGGCGTCCGATTGGGCCGTCTAA
- a CDS encoding rhodanese-like domain-containing protein, whose product MKGLVLFLVLFFGVWDLVWLLAGVVQTPPWRLRRQMGEKSPQLLDVRTAGEYALFHIPGAINRPDALVVPPAALGLDPNRPVVVVCMTGHRSPFVAQKLAKEGFDASNLTWGMLGWFASFGKTTAGSTP is encoded by the coding sequence ATGAAGGGACTGGTGCTCTTTCTCGTCCTGTTTTTCGGTGTCTGGGATCTGGTCTGGCTGCTGGCCGGCGTGGTCCAGACGCCGCCGTGGCGGCTTCGCCGGCAAATGGGGGAGAAGTCGCCGCAGCTCCTGGACGTGCGCACTGCCGGGGAATACGCCCTGTTTCACATCCCCGGGGCCATAAACCGGCCCGACGCCCTGGTCGTCCCCCCGGCGGCCCTGGGGCTTGATCCGAACCGTCCGGTGGTGGTGGTCTGCATGACCGGCCATCGCTCGCCCTTTGTGGCTCAAAAACTGGCGAAAGAGGGCTTTGACGCCTCCAACCTGACCTGGGGCATGCTTGGCTGGTTTGCCTCCTTTGGCAAAACCACCGCCGGCTCCACCCCCTAG
- a CDS encoding SPOR domain-containing protein, with translation MRGILASLVLLAALALGGCADETVYDWQKPHDTYQVGSFSHAQKADALKAKLVQNGFDSRIETDIKNGQFALNVLVDVYNAQPDTVSRLETITGTKPLLRGKTPSKTTSPGTPAAKPGTAPASGL, from the coding sequence ATGCGCGGTATCCTCGCTTCCCTTGTCTTGCTGGCCGCGCTCGCCCTTGGCGGCTGTGCCGATGAAACCGTTTACGACTGGCAAAAACCCCACGACACCTATCAGGTCGGCTCGTTTAGCCACGCCCAGAAGGCCGACGCGCTCAAGGCCAAGCTGGTCCAGAACGGCTTTGACAGCCGCATTGAAACCGACATCAAAAACGGCCAGTTTGCCCTCAATGTCCTGGTCGACGTCTACAACGCCCAGCCCGACACCGTGTCGCGCCTGGAGACTATCACCGGGACCAAGCCGCTGCTGCGCGGTAAAACGCCGTCCAAGACCACCTCGCCAGGAACGCCTGCTGCAAAGCCGGGAACGGCGCCGGCCTCGGGCCTCTGA
- a CDS encoding TIGR00282 family metallophosphoesterase, translating to MRMLFLGDIFGRPGRSIVFERLRQVRRDWNVARVVANAENASGGIGLNAKAARQLLDAGIDVMTGGNHIFRNADITPFLETTDRLLRPANYPAGAPGAGWAVYRPKDGPPYAVINLLGRTFMPAVDCPFASADAILAGLPGDVTLRLVDFHAEATSEKKAMGYYLDGRVSAVLGTHTHVQTADAQHLPRGTAYMTDIGMTGPAASCLGMDPEEVIARFRTGLPRRFVVSRAAPEMQGALLDIDAATGKVVTISGWRLA from the coding sequence ATGCGCATGCTGTTTCTGGGCGACATCTTCGGCCGGCCGGGCCGTTCCATCGTCTTTGAGCGCCTGCGCCAGGTCCGCCGCGACTGGAATGTGGCCCGGGTGGTGGCCAACGCCGAGAACGCCTCGGGTGGGATCGGCCTCAACGCCAAGGCTGCGCGCCAACTCCTCGACGCCGGCATCGACGTCATGACCGGCGGCAACCACATCTTTCGCAACGCCGACATCACCCCTTTTCTGGAGACCACCGACCGCCTCTTGCGTCCGGCCAACTATCCCGCCGGTGCGCCGGGAGCCGGATGGGCCGTCTATCGCCCCAAAGACGGACCGCCCTATGCCGTCATCAACCTCCTTGGCCGCACCTTCATGCCGGCCGTGGACTGCCCCTTTGCCTCGGCCGACGCCATCCTGGCCGGTTTGCCCGGCGACGTGACCCTGCGGCTGGTGGATTTTCACGCCGAAGCCACCAGTGAAAAAAAAGCCATGGGCTATTATCTCGACGGCCGGGTCAGCGCGGTCCTTGGAACCCACACCCACGTCCAGACGGCCGATGCCCAGCATCTGCCCCGGGGAACCGCCTATATGACCGACATCGGCATGACCGGCCCGGCCGCCTCATGCCTCGGCATGGACCCCGAGGAAGTCATTGCCCGCTTTCGCACCGGCCTGCCGCGCCGTTTTGTCGTCTCCAGGGCCGCGCCGGAAATGCAGGGCGCGTTGCTGGATATTGACGCGGCCACGGGCAAGGTCGTAACTATCAGTGGTTGGCGGCTGGCCTGA
- a CDS encoding 4-hydroxybenzoate octaprenyltransferase, giving the protein MIGALARLVKIEHSVFALPFAYIGLFVAAGGWPGWRPFVLLTVAMVAMRSYAMAVNRLADVRYDRINPRTAGRELVTGEVGFRAAWAFTAGSAVVFVASCAGLNTLCLALAPVALVWGALYSLTKRFTWLCHFVLGSVLGLAPIAGWLAVRPEFALPALLFGCGVTCWVAGFDVLYACQDVDFDRSQGLHSIPAKFGVGTALALAAFAHVDAALFYLLAGYAAGLSWVYYVFWGVCSAVLLVEHRLISEHDLSRINVAFFTLNGIIAALLGVGTLLAVFLR; this is encoded by the coding sequence ATGATCGGGGCCTTAGCGCGGTTGGTGAAGATTGAGCATTCGGTATTTGCCTTGCCGTTTGCGTATATTGGCCTGTTTGTTGCGGCCGGCGGCTGGCCGGGCTGGCGTCCGTTTGTGCTGCTGACCGTGGCCATGGTGGCCATGCGGTCCTATGCCATGGCGGTCAATCGCTTGGCCGATGTGCGCTATGACCGGATCAACCCGCGAACGGCGGGCCGAGAACTGGTCACGGGCGAGGTTGGCTTCCGGGCGGCCTGGGCGTTCACGGCAGGCTCGGCCGTGGTCTTTGTGGCGTCCTGCGCCGGCTTGAATACGCTGTGTCTGGCGTTGGCTCCGGTGGCCCTGGTCTGGGGCGCGTTGTACAGTCTGACCAAGCGTTTCACCTGGCTGTGCCATTTCGTTTTGGGTTCGGTGCTGGGTCTGGCCCCGATTGCCGGCTGGCTGGCGGTCCGGCCGGAATTTGCCTTGCCGGCGCTGTTGTTCGGCTGCGGCGTGACCTGCTGGGTGGCCGGGTTCGACGTCCTGTATGCCTGCCAGGATGTGGACTTTGACCGCAGCCAGGGGCTGCATTCCATACCGGCAAAGTTCGGCGTCGGCACGGCCCTGGCCCTGGCCGCCTTTGCCCATGTGGATGCGGCGTTGTTTTATCTGCTGGCCGGCTATGCCGCCGGGCTGTCCTGGGTGTACTATGTGTTCTGGGGCGTGTGTTCGGCCGTGTTGCTCGTTGAGCACCGGCTCATTTCCGAGCACGACCTGTCCCGGATCAATGTGGCTTTTTTCACCCTAAACGGCATTATCGCGGCGCTGTTGGGGGTTGGGACGCTGTTGGCGGTTTTTTTACGGTAG